One region of SAR324 cluster bacterium genomic DNA includes:
- a CDS encoding NAD-glutamate dehydrogenase, whose amino-acid sequence MSNQQRNSDLSSLVDTILENLTSESLKQYGKLFLANMSRKSIDGTVFSEMLRFLENRFEFFEQAVNEPFQIRITPQVVSAHQEKMIVMDVVYPDVPYALMTIDSLLRDMELRIIRKIHMIAAIEAGPDKHILHSPHDARYPQFCHVYIELEYFENAELLDRLRLRIEAHLQAAQQINRDKNAMLKLQDEIRRKVDHYEEDLPEPQEEWLNLLEWMGNQNFTLMGYICYNQTGKTGKLSAEPERCLGILSQEYQRKYPSRLQDILTAHIWKNQQMPSPFHIDTLKAASPVLSLIPLMCMGFRFKEPDGSVSTHVLVGLIRRSSLHVKNIEMPLIHLKMKYIFEQKHLVPDSYEYNAVIRAFSAIPKHELFRSSAANLLQRFDDLQSINAPDRIHCFQYRHPSKNQVHFMVVIPSQIFTENNLEKIIECLEQQVPHEDMEVIQVQGEEKNWIDMYFDLHGDASWTLDITQLEETLSALVQPWNERLRHVLREDYADNIAQELFDRYVALMPEHYRVRTSPQDAVRDIRYFEKAIHERELQYNLVPFTIPTDLAYKVSLFYVYSLEKIDLNHIMPVLQNMGLYVIDQLTVRIGDYQHTLGFLQTFRVQSLDEKRIDEEKFHHLLGTLLVKVLNQATENDPLNALALNVGLNWRSINVLMAYRNLYLQLGASVSRQKIHNALLSHPRSTRMLFELFETRFSPDDGYGSREYRQEILVPELKQHFLDSLADVEDVEEDLVFRRLFNLIEYTLRTSFYTGRVSDSSLVAFKLDSAKVDHMPVPAPFREIYVHDVGFEGTHLRFGRVARGGIRWSDRPDDFRKEILGLVKTQQKKNVVIVPVGSKGGFVIKKQPASRDLWLQEGQHQYEKFISALLDLTDNVDARGHVTHPAQVMVYDEQDAYLVVAADKGTASFSDFANAISGRYQFWLGDAFASGGSVGYDHKKEGITARGAWECVKLHFHEMGHDIQTQITSVTGVGDMSGDVFGNGMLLSRVLKLRAAFNHAHIFLDPDPDPETSWTERKRMFELPRSTWKDYNPQLISAGGGVYDRKAKSIKLSNEVRQMLGISSEYLTGDEMVRALLKMETDLLWLGGIGTYIKASQESHAQVGDQANDAVRIDATECRAKVIGEGANLGLTQLGRIEFNRAGGKLNTDAIDNSAGVNMSDYEVNLKILLQQMLRSGEFKNIEERNQTLRVATDQVSRLVLENNIGQHQSISMDSLRSNRQLRIFSRLIASLETQGMSRRSEFIPIPSELAKLEHEKAPLPRPVLAVVLAYAKMGIYEALLKSTLCEDPFLRELYEGYFPETILARCRAFIDQHQLKRQIIATVLTNSILNEAGSAFFFQVGQSCQQTVEVIARAYLLVYHGMNGVSLMNAVRQSQGVSQQQKYDAVLLFQERIKSLTEYLLSVSREGIDLADLAGFKNTLDQLFQLYREVNKEKLSRDSSVWEQSGFSKEISQTLGLLQLLGNIPEVLYLHRQEKQELNTALRVTLLLDDLLGFGWIRERLNTLTLQNEWEQTHQEMLIQSLETSKRKIFHGVIQSHAEGTLQALTSERLLGTFKHHQPQAVDGYFQTLEQLRYGAPVNLSTLAVCLHRLGFLAPVNL is encoded by the coding sequence ATGTCCAATCAACAACGCAACTCTGATCTGTCCTCGCTCGTAGACACTATTCTCGAAAATCTTACCAGTGAGTCGCTAAAGCAATATGGAAAATTATTTCTCGCGAATATGTCCAGAAAATCCATTGACGGAACCGTGTTTTCAGAAATGCTCAGGTTTCTTGAAAATCGGTTCGAGTTTTTTGAACAGGCTGTGAATGAACCCTTCCAGATCAGAATCACCCCCCAGGTTGTTTCCGCGCATCAAGAAAAAATGATTGTGATGGATGTGGTGTATCCGGATGTCCCTTACGCGCTTATGACGATTGATAGCCTGCTGAGGGACATGGAATTAAGGATTATCAGAAAAATCCATATGATTGCGGCTATTGAAGCGGGTCCTGACAAGCATATCCTTCATTCACCTCATGACGCACGCTATCCCCAATTTTGTCATGTGTATATCGAACTTGAATACTTTGAAAACGCGGAACTTCTGGACCGCTTGCGCTTGCGTATTGAAGCTCATTTACAAGCGGCTCAGCAGATCAATCGGGACAAAAACGCCATGTTGAAGTTGCAGGATGAGATTCGTCGTAAAGTGGATCACTATGAGGAAGATCTTCCAGAACCCCAGGAAGAATGGTTGAACCTGCTGGAATGGATGGGGAACCAGAATTTCACGCTTATGGGCTATATCTGCTATAACCAGACTGGAAAAACCGGGAAACTGTCGGCAGAGCCTGAGCGCTGTCTGGGGATTCTGTCACAGGAATACCAGCGGAAATATCCTTCCAGGCTCCAGGATATTCTCACCGCGCATATCTGGAAAAACCAGCAGATGCCTTCACCATTTCATATTGATACACTCAAAGCGGCGAGTCCTGTGCTGTCTTTAATTCCACTGATGTGTATGGGGTTCCGCTTCAAGGAACCGGATGGTTCCGTCTCGACGCATGTGTTGGTGGGGTTGATCCGTCGAAGTTCGTTGCATGTCAAGAATATTGAAATGCCGCTGATTCACCTCAAAATGAAATATATTTTTGAACAGAAACACCTGGTGCCAGACAGCTATGAGTATAATGCAGTGATACGGGCTTTCAGCGCGATTCCCAAACATGAGCTGTTTCGTTCATCGGCCGCAAATCTGCTACAACGTTTTGATGATCTTCAATCCATCAACGCGCCTGACCGGATTCATTGTTTTCAATACCGCCATCCCTCGAAGAATCAGGTGCATTTCATGGTTGTAATTCCCTCGCAGATTTTCACAGAAAACAATCTGGAAAAAATTATCGAATGCCTGGAACAACAGGTGCCGCATGAGGATATGGAAGTGATTCAGGTTCAGGGGGAGGAAAAAAACTGGATTGATATGTATTTTGATCTGCATGGAGACGCTTCGTGGACATTGGATATCACTCAGCTTGAAGAAACGCTTTCCGCTCTGGTTCAACCCTGGAACGAACGCCTTCGTCATGTGCTTCGCGAAGACTATGCTGACAATATCGCTCAGGAACTGTTTGACCGTTATGTGGCATTGATGCCTGAACATTACAGGGTCCGAACTTCTCCACAGGACGCGGTCAGGGATATCCGCTATTTTGAAAAAGCAATTCACGAGCGGGAACTGCAATATAATCTGGTGCCCTTCACCATCCCCACCGATCTGGCGTATAAGGTTTCACTATTTTATGTTTACAGTCTGGAAAAAATTGATCTCAATCACATCATGCCGGTTTTACAAAACATGGGGTTGTACGTGATTGATCAACTGACAGTGCGTATTGGCGATTATCAGCACACCCTGGGTTTTTTGCAGACTTTCAGGGTGCAGTCTCTTGACGAAAAACGGATTGATGAAGAGAAATTTCATCATTTGCTGGGAACCCTGCTGGTGAAGGTGTTGAACCAGGCCACCGAAAATGATCCGTTGAATGCCCTGGCATTGAATGTCGGACTCAATTGGCGTTCCATCAACGTTCTCATGGCATATCGGAATTTATATCTTCAACTTGGTGCTTCGGTAAGTCGGCAGAAAATTCATAATGCGCTGTTGTCACATCCCCGGAGTACAAGAATGTTGTTTGAATTGTTTGAAACACGGTTTTCACCAGACGATGGCTATGGTTCCAGGGAGTACCGGCAGGAAATTCTGGTTCCCGAATTAAAACAACATTTTCTGGATAGTCTGGCGGATGTGGAGGATGTTGAAGAAGATCTGGTTTTCAGAAGATTGTTCAATCTCATCGAATATACCTTGCGCACCAGTTTTTATACCGGGCGAGTGAGTGATTCCAGTCTGGTCGCGTTCAAACTCGATTCAGCCAAAGTGGACCACATGCCTGTTCCCGCGCCGTTTCGTGAAATCTATGTTCATGATGTCGGTTTCGAAGGCACACATTTAAGGTTTGGCCGTGTGGCGCGTGGAGGAATTCGCTGGTCAGACCGTCCTGATGATTTCAGAAAGGAAATATTGGGGCTGGTCAAAACCCAACAGAAAAAAAATGTGGTCATTGTGCCGGTAGGATCCAAAGGCGGGTTTGTGATCAAAAAACAGCCGGCCTCCAGAGATCTATGGCTTCAGGAAGGGCAACACCAGTATGAAAAATTCATCAGTGCCCTGTTGGATCTGACAGATAATGTGGATGCTCGCGGGCATGTCACCCATCCTGCCCAGGTGATGGTGTATGATGAACAGGATGCTTATCTGGTTGTGGCGGCAGATAAGGGAACGGCCAGTTTTTCAGATTTTGCCAATGCCATATCCGGGCGCTATCAATTCTGGTTGGGTGATGCGTTCGCTTCTGGCGGAAGCGTTGGTTATGACCACAAAAAAGAAGGCATCACCGCACGAGGCGCATGGGAATGTGTCAAACTGCATTTTCACGAAATGGGACATGATATTCAAACACAAATCACCTCTGTCACCGGGGTGGGGGATATGTCGGGTGATGTGTTTGGAAACGGAATGCTACTGAGTCGTGTTCTGAAATTGCGGGCCGCGTTCAATCATGCGCATATTTTTCTGGATCCTGATCCTGATCCTGAAACAAGTTGGACGGAACGTAAAAGAATGTTTGAGCTCCCACGTTCTACCTGGAAAGATTATAATCCCCAACTGATCAGCGCCGGGGGCGGGGTCTATGACCGAAAGGCCAAAAGCATTAAATTGTCCAATGAAGTGCGGCAGATGCTTGGAATTTCTTCGGAATATCTCACTGGCGACGAAATGGTCAGGGCCCTTCTGAAAATGGAAACGGACCTTCTCTGGCTTGGCGGCATTGGCACCTATATCAAGGCGAGCCAGGAGTCCCATGCTCAGGTTGGCGATCAGGCCAATGACGCGGTGCGGATTGATGCTACTGAATGTCGGGCAAAGGTGATCGGTGAGGGAGCCAACCTTGGCTTGACCCAACTGGGGAGAATTGAATTCAATCGTGCCGGCGGCAAACTGAATACGGATGCCATTGATAATTCCGCCGGGGTCAATATGTCTGACTATGAGGTGAATCTGAAGATTTTGCTACAGCAAATGCTGAGATCCGGAGAGTTTAAAAATATAGAGGAACGAAACCAGACGTTAAGGGTGGCGACGGATCAGGTTTCCAGACTGGTTCTGGAAAATAATATTGGCCAACATCAGTCCATCTCGATGGATTCGCTACGTTCCAACAGACAGTTGAGAATATTTTCCCGACTGATCGCGTCCCTTGAAACGCAAGGTATGAGCCGTCGTAGCGAATTCATCCCGATTCCCAGCGAACTGGCTAAACTGGAACATGAAAAAGCCCCACTGCCCCGTCCTGTTCTGGCTGTCGTTCTGGCTTATGCCAAAATGGGGATCTATGAGGCGTTGTTGAAGTCAACCCTGTGTGAGGATCCATTTCTTCGAGAACTTTATGAAGGCTATTTTCCGGAAACAATTTTAGCTCGATGCCGGGCGTTCATTGATCAACATCAATTGAAGCGACAAATTATCGCGACCGTTTTGACCAATTCTATCTTGAATGAAGCAGGTTCCGCCTTCTTCTTTCAGGTTGGACAATCCTGTCAACAGACGGTCGAAGTCATTGCCCGGGCATATCTGCTGGTCTATCACGGCATGAACGGGGTCTCGCTGATGAATGCTGTCCGGCAAAGTCAGGGGGTGAGTCAGCAACAAAAATATGACGCGGTATTATTGTTTCAGGAGCGGATAAAATCTTTAACGGAATATTTATTGAGCGTTTCCCGCGAGGGCATTGATCTGGCGGATCTTGCCGGGTTCAAAAACACACTGGATCAATTGTTTCAGTTGTATCGTGAGGTCAATAAAGAAAAACTGAGCAGAGACTCCTCTGTATGGGAACAATCCGGATTTTCAAAGGAAATTTCTCAAACTCTTGGTCTGCTTCAATTACTGGGCAACATTCCGGAGGTTCTCTATCTCCATCGTCAGGAAAAACAGGAATTGAACACAGCTCTGCGTGTGACCCTGTTGCTGGATGACTTGCTCGGCTTTGGCTGGATCAGGGAACGCCTGAACACGCTGACTTTGCAAAATGAATGGGAACAGACACATCAGGAGATGTTGATCCAATCTCTGGAAACCAGTAAACGGAAGATATTCCATGGTGTGATCCAGTCGCATGCGGAGGGAACGTTGCAGGCGTTGACCAGCGAACGTTTATTGGGAACGTTCAAACATCACCAGCCTCAGGCTGTGGATGGTTATTTTCAAACTCTGGAGCAGTTGAGATATGGTGCGCCGGTTAATCTTTCGACATTGGCGGTTTGTCTTCATCGTCTCGGTTTTCTGGCTCCGGTAAATTTATAA
- the trxA gene encoding thioredoxin, producing MASQKVVHLTDASFDGEISSGYSLVDFWAEWCGPCRALAPTIDELAETYDGKVKICKVDVDNNQEVASRYGIRGIPTIILYKDGKQVNIFTGNDPQRIKSMVAQAVSN from the coding sequence ATGGCAAGTCAGAAAGTAGTGCATTTAACCGATGCATCGTTTGACGGAGAAATCAGTTCAGGCTATTCACTGGTGGATTTCTGGGCGGAATGGTGTGGTCCCTGCCGGGCACTGGCCCCCACCATTGATGAACTGGCGGAAACCTATGATGGAAAAGTTAAAATCTGCAAAGTCGATGTGGACAATAACCAGGAAGTCGCGTCCAGATACGGAATTCGTGGAATTCCTACGATCATTCTTTACAAGGATGGCAAGCAGGTCAACATCTTTACCGGAAATGATCCTCAACGGATCAAATCCATGGTAGCGCAAGCTGTCAGCAACTAA
- the uvrB gene encoding excinuclease ABC subunit UvrB: MGNFKIQAEFTPQGDQPEAIEKLYQGIRDNKKHQVLLGITGSGKTFTMANLIQKWNRPALVMAHNKTLAAQLYNEFKAFFPENAVEYFVSYYDYYQPEAYVAARDLYIEKDTAVNDELDRLRLSATRSLFERQDVVIVSSVSCIYGLGSPEDYSSMSLTLEAGKSLSRTRILEQLIAMQYERNDFDFHRGTVRVRGDVVEVFLAEAEFAIRIELFGDEIEALSKVEPLTGKKLENLAKVSIFPSSHYVMPADYLPQTMEMIRQELAEQLALFQQQGKLIEYHRLKQRTEYDLEMIEETGFCNGIENYSRIMQRRAPGSCPITLIDYLPEDSLIFVDESHVTLPQVRGMAAGDYSRKSALVDYGFRLPSALDNRPLKFEEFEKIKHRMIYVSATPGDDEVRKSKGYVVEQVIRPTGLLDPVIEVRPVMGQVDDMLHEIRLRVERKERVLITTLTKKMAEDLTEYYEELGVRVRYMHSDIDVVERSQILHDLRKGDFDVLIGINLLREGLDLPEVSLVGIFDADKEGFLRSSRSLIQTCGRASRNVNGMVLMYADKMTDSMKIAIEVTQKRRERQMAFNLQHQITPKTIYKQIGPSLAPVEPEEMVAESEGGYRNRKEIEKDIKNMEQEMQKAAAALEFEFAAQLRDRIAALKKDWLMRT; the protein is encoded by the coding sequence ATGGGAAACTTCAAAATTCAGGCTGAATTTACTCCACAGGGAGATCAGCCGGAAGCCATTGAGAAACTGTATCAAGGCATTCGGGATAATAAGAAACATCAGGTTTTGCTGGGGATCACCGGGTCAGGGAAAACCTTCACCATGGCCAATCTGATTCAGAAATGGAATCGTCCGGCACTGGTCATGGCACACAACAAAACCCTGGCCGCCCAGCTCTACAATGAGTTCAAGGCGTTTTTTCCGGAAAACGCTGTGGAATATTTTGTGAGTTACTACGATTACTACCAGCCTGAAGCCTATGTCGCGGCAAGAGATCTTTACATCGAAAAAGACACTGCCGTAAACGATGAACTGGACCGTTTGCGCCTGTCTGCCACCAGATCCCTGTTTGAACGGCAGGATGTGGTCATTGTCAGCAGTGTGTCCTGCATCTATGGCCTTGGATCGCCTGAAGATTACAGCAGTATGAGCCTGACGCTGGAAGCTGGAAAATCTCTCAGTCGGACACGCATCCTCGAACAGTTGATCGCCATGCAGTATGAGCGCAATGATTTTGATTTCCACCGGGGCACCGTCAGGGTTCGGGGCGATGTGGTTGAAGTGTTTCTGGCCGAAGCGGAATTCGCGATTCGTATTGAATTGTTTGGTGATGAAATTGAAGCACTCAGCAAAGTCGAACCGTTGACAGGAAAAAAACTTGAAAACCTGGCGAAAGTTTCGATTTTTCCGTCCTCGCATTATGTGATGCCTGCCGATTATCTGCCGCAAACCATGGAAATGATCCGGCAGGAACTGGCAGAACAACTGGCGCTATTCCAACAGCAGGGCAAACTGATTGAATACCATCGGCTCAAACAACGGACCGAATATGATCTTGAGATGATTGAAGAAACAGGATTTTGCAATGGCATTGAAAACTACAGCCGCATCATGCAACGCAGAGCACCCGGAAGTTGCCCCATCACCCTGATTGATTATTTGCCTGAAGACTCCCTCATATTTGTTGATGAAAGTCATGTCACGCTCCCTCAGGTTCGAGGGATGGCCGCAGGAGATTACTCCAGAAAATCCGCCTTGGTGGATTATGGTTTTCGCCTGCCTTCCGCCCTGGATAACCGGCCTCTCAAATTTGAGGAATTTGAAAAAATCAAACACCGGATGATTTATGTTTCAGCGACGCCCGGCGATGATGAAGTCCGCAAATCCAAAGGCTATGTAGTGGAACAGGTTATTCGCCCCACAGGTCTGCTGGACCCTGTGATTGAGGTACGCCCTGTCATGGGACAGGTGGATGACATGCTGCATGAAATTCGACTGCGGGTAGAACGCAAGGAGCGGGTGCTGATCACTACACTGACCAAAAAAATGGCGGAAGACCTGACCGAATATTATGAAGAACTTGGTGTGCGGGTTCGCTACATGCACTCAGACATTGACGTGGTGGAACGATCACAAATCCTGCATGACTTGCGTAAAGGTGATTTTGATGTGCTGATTGGCATCAATCTCTTGCGTGAAGGGCTTGATTTACCGGAAGTTTCTCTGGTGGGAATTTTTGACGCGGACAAGGAAGGATTTTTGCGATCATCCCGATCCTTGATTCAGACCTGCGGACGTGCCTCAAGAAATGTGAATGGCATGGTACTCATGTATGCGGACAAAATGACGGATTCCATGAAAATCGCCATCGAAGTCACCCAGAAACGACGGGAAAGGCAAATGGCGTTCAATCTCCAGCACCAGATCACCCCCAAAACCATTTACAAACAGATCGGGCCTTCGCTGGCACCTGTGGAACCTGAAGAAATGGTGGCGGAATCTGAAGGCGGTTACCGGAACCGGAAAGAGATAGAAAAAGACATCAAAAACATGGAGCAGGAAATGCAGAAAGCCGCGGCGGCTCTCGAATTTGAGTTTGCCGCCCAATTGCGTGACCGGATTGCCGCATTGAAAAAAGACTGGTTGATGCGAACCTGA
- the truA gene encoding tRNA pseudouridine(38-40) synthase TruA, translating to MVSHQNWLLLLSYEGTAYHGWQVQPTQRTIEGELESAIFEITREHVKVLGAGRTDAGVHALNQTASFQSNSSFTAEKWFKALNSVLPKDIVVKHVLPVDPAFHARYNARGKRYRYLLTNGSWQSPFARSHSWWIRNPLNLEKMRTAASFLLGTHDFSSFRASGCSSPSPIKDMREILIHPVTSPLGNLCLEIEASSFLQHMVRILTGTLVDVGMEKRDPEEIPLLLEAKDRTKSGKTAPAHGLYVLKVHYDPEEVLWPPGVLDP from the coding sequence ATTGTGTCCCATCAAAACTGGCTTCTGCTACTTTCCTATGAGGGAACTGCCTATCATGGATGGCAGGTCCAACCCACCCAGCGCACCATCGAAGGAGAGCTGGAATCAGCAATTTTTGAGATCACCAGAGAACACGTAAAAGTTCTGGGTGCAGGTCGCACCGATGCGGGAGTTCATGCGCTCAACCAGACAGCCAGTTTTCAATCGAATAGTTCCTTCACTGCTGAAAAATGGTTCAAAGCGCTGAACAGCGTTCTGCCCAAAGACATTGTGGTAAAGCATGTTCTTCCTGTCGATCCAGCCTTCCATGCCCGCTACAACGCCCGTGGCAAACGCTACCGTTATCTGCTCACGAATGGTTCATGGCAAAGTCCGTTTGCCCGGTCACATAGCTGGTGGATTCGCAATCCACTGAATCTTGAAAAAATGAGGACAGCGGCGTCTTTTCTGCTGGGGACACATGACTTTTCGTCCTTCCGGGCTTCAGGATGTTCCTCGCCTTCCCCCATCAAAGACATGAGAGAAATTCTCATTCATCCTGTGACCAGTCCCTTGGGAAACCTGTGTCTGGAGATTGAGGCCAGTTCATTTTTACAGCACATGGTACGAATCCTCACAGGAACCCTGGTGGACGTTGGCATGGAAAAACGGGATCCTGAAGAGATTCCTTTACTTTTAGAGGCAAAAGACCGTACAAAAAGTGGTAAAACCGCACCTGCTCACGGGCTGTATGTGTTAAAGGTTCACTATGATCCCGAAGAAGTTCTCTGGCCGCCAGGTGTTCTGGATCCATAA
- a CDS encoding tetratricopeptide repeat protein gives MKHGFYFILIGLMMFLSQACSRSMPYEPAVILNSNNVDRVIEEQNAKLKQAENDPILYYKLAQAYFFKQWYEEAEQFVRKASQLDPLKYQYFELIGDIAFRKERYSDAINAYTTAVRLNPELLSGLLKLALTYEKVDDPERAVATLEEAIQKDRRYVEALYHLARISLQRREYDNAQQSIKTVLTLEPSNVEARLLQIRIYASQARYYYAQTLADDLLKAHPEATRANYELMRIYFARQQYAPALEIIKQLQQNGQLQLEDRLIHAHILISQEQIEQAKRILENILSESPGNLDAMMELAMLYIRTGELDKAGIWLARALEINKRLAKAYFFQASLYFARGRSLEGDLALTRALDIDPESLHAQLLSLRRKLLKGELKNVERQLSGIIQKYPLESEVLRLQADMYIIRGDYLEAEALLHKIVVIDNSDLIQFSLARVLYLRGLFRQVIPVLQPLVEKHPQDWETAYLYAATLNRLGQFDESLKVCLPFLKNNQGDGFIHRLAGDLFRSQENETEALKIYKTGMEYFPGNLELVDALSNVYMSLQKWPQVKELLLNQTDRDTYLTSLFLDRLVLTFQQLGDNANALLYRRRFNEKNDPVLRAQGPNMESRLLFSVSSPILQYESLSHTYLPESN, from the coding sequence ATGAAACATGGATTTTATTTCATTTTAATTGGTTTGATGATGTTTCTGTCACAGGCCTGTTCCCGATCTATGCCTTATGAACCCGCTGTTATTCTAAACAGTAATAATGTGGACCGGGTGATTGAGGAACAGAACGCCAAACTGAAACAGGCTGAGAATGACCCCATCCTGTATTACAAATTGGCTCAGGCCTATTTTTTCAAACAATGGTATGAAGAAGCCGAACAATTCGTTCGAAAAGCCAGCCAGTTGGATCCTCTCAAATATCAATATTTTGAATTGATTGGCGATATTGCCTTTCGCAAGGAACGTTATTCTGATGCCATCAATGCTTACACGACCGCGGTACGCCTTAACCCGGAACTCCTCTCAGGACTCCTGAAACTGGCATTGACCTATGAAAAAGTGGACGACCCCGAACGAGCCGTGGCAACACTGGAAGAAGCCATCCAAAAAGACCGGCGCTATGTTGAAGCGCTGTATCATCTGGCCAGAATCAGCCTGCAACGTCGTGAATATGACAATGCCCAACAGTCTATCAAAACCGTTTTGACGCTGGAACCCTCCAATGTGGAAGCCCGGTTGCTGCAAATCAGGATTTATGCGTCACAAGCCCGGTATTACTATGCGCAAACCCTGGCAGACGATCTGCTCAAGGCACATCCTGAAGCCACAAGAGCCAATTATGAACTGATGCGCATTTATTTTGCCCGTCAGCAATATGCGCCTGCGCTGGAGATCATAAAACAACTGCAACAAAATGGTCAGCTTCAACTGGAAGACCGCTTGATCCATGCGCATATTCTCATCAGTCAGGAACAGATTGAACAAGCCAAACGTATTCTTGAAAATATTCTCAGTGAATCTCCCGGAAATCTGGATGCGATGATGGAACTTGCCATGCTGTATATCAGAACCGGTGAACTTGATAAAGCAGGGATCTGGCTGGCTCGAGCACTGGAAATCAATAAACGACTGGCAAAAGCCTATTTTTTTCAGGCATCCCTGTATTTTGCCCGGGGACGAAGCCTCGAAGGCGACCTGGCTCTCACCCGTGCCCTGGATATTGATCCGGAAAGCCTTCATGCGCAGTTACTGTCTCTCAGAAGAAAACTATTGAAAGGCGAACTGAAAAATGTGGAACGTCAACTGAGCGGCATTATCCAGAAGTATCCCCTGGAGAGCGAAGTGCTGAGGCTTCAGGCTGATATGTACATCATCCGCGGTGACTATCTTGAAGCTGAAGCGTTGCTCCACAAAATTGTAGTCATCGACAATAGCGATCTCATTCAGTTCTCACTGGCAAGGGTGCTCTATTTGCGGGGACTCTTCCGACAGGTGATTCCGGTGCTTCAACCCTTGGTGGAAAAACACCCGCAAGACTGGGAAACCGCCTATCTGTATGCCGCGACACTCAACCGCCTGGGCCAGTTTGATGAATCCTTGAAAGTGTGTCTGCCTTTTCTTAAAAATAATCAGGGAGATGGCTTCATTCACCGACTTGCCGGCGATCTCTTCCGCAGTCAGGAAAATGAAACTGAAGCGCTGAAAATCTATAAAACCGGCATGGAATATTTCCCGGGCAATCTGGAGCTGGTGGATGCGCTCAGCAATGTTTACATGAGCTTGCAGAAATGGCCACAGGTCAAGGAATTGCTGCTGAATCAGACCGATCGTGATACCTACCTGACCTCCCTGTTCCTTGACCGGCTTGTGCTGACTTTTCAACAACTGGGCGACAATGCCAACGCCCTGCTCTATCGCCGGCGTTTCAATGAAAAAAACGATCCGGTTTTGCGGGCACAAGGCCCCAATATGGAAAGCAGACTGCTGTTTTCTGTCTCTTCCCCGATTCTCCAGTATGAATCGCTGTCCCATACCTATTTGCCTGAATCCAACTAA
- a CDS encoding mechanosensitive ion channel: MSADIPIDIKNMIPYLQTLFTEYGLHLLGALLILFLGRLASRILRDVTVKALHRAKVDETLTLFTSHIVYFGSMLFVILAALNQIGIQTASLIAVIGAAGLAIGLALQGSLSNFAAGVLIIIFRPFRVGDLIEGAGILGTAEEIHILTTQMRTPDNKVVVVPNSTMMADKIINYVSKPTRRIDFVFGVAYNSDLKKVKNILKDILEQHDKVLKDPIPVIGLLEMADSSLNIAVRPWIKTPDYWEVYFDIMEKVKNRFDEEGISIPFPQRDVHLFTHPSET; encoded by the coding sequence ATGAGTGCTGATATTCCCATTGATATAAAAAACATGATTCCCTACCTTCAGACTCTTTTTACAGAATACGGACTCCATCTTCTGGGCGCGTTACTGATCCTGTTTTTGGGGCGACTGGCATCCCGTATTCTGAGAGATGTGACGGTCAAAGCCTTGCACCGGGCCAAAGTGGATGAAACACTGACCCTGTTCACGTCACATATTGTTTATTTTGGAAGCATGCTGTTTGTGATTCTGGCGGCCTTGAACCAGATTGGAATCCAGACGGCGTCATTGATTGCGGTGATTGGTGCGGCTGGACTTGCCATCGGCCTGGCACTTCAGGGCTCTCTCTCCAATTTCGCGGCCGGGGTGTTGATCATTATTTTCAGACCATTCCGTGTGGGCGACCTGATCGAAGGCGCTGGAATTTTGGGAACCGCTGAAGAAATCCATATCCTGACAACACAAATGCGTACTCCGGACAACAAGGTGGTGGTAGTTCCCAATTCCACCATGATGGCTGATAAAATCATCAATTATGTGAGCAAGCCCACGAGAAGAATTGATTTCGTGTTTGGCGTCGCCTACAATTCTGATCTGAAAAAAGTCAAAAACATTTTAAAAGATATTCTTGAACAGCATGATAAAGTTCTTAAAGATCCCATCCCTGTCATCGGCTTGCTGGAAATGGCCGACAGCAGCCTGAACATAGCAGTCCGCCCCTGGATCAAAACGCCCGATTACTGGGAAGTCTATTTTGACATCATGGAAAAAGTAAAAAACCGCTTTGATGAAGAAGGCATCTCGATTCCGTTTCCCCAGAGAGATGTTCATCTGTTCACCCATCCATCCGAAACATGA